A stretch of the Agelaius phoeniceus isolate bAgePho1 chromosome 1, bAgePho1.hap1, whole genome shotgun sequence genome encodes the following:
- the RPP38 gene encoding ribonuclease P protein subunit p38 — translation MSVIQQGTATLRKAKKTTVKTCLDNPFVFQWKTIDGEDMHFILETLEERIKHIGLKKIESARKKKRSLTKKQTERKCDAGTNDFPKEEAESHQQKPGWTDISIRRQLAIGVNEVTKALEKNELLLLLVCKSAKPAMITSHLVELSASRATPAGQVPRLSETLAPLLGLTSILALGFKKHSDTFTQAIAAIIPKIPALEVPWFQYRTEESVAYAETDSSGSLEPEELAEVLGDKLTSQKRKHTESNRPDLSHVILQPLKIKKLVPNPNKIKKPPRKKKKAFSA, via the coding sequence ATGTCTGTAATTCAGCAAGGCACGGCAACACTTCggaaagcaaagaaaaccaCTGTAAAAACGTGTCTAGATAACCCCTTtgttttccaatggaaaaccaTAGATGGAGAAGATATGCATTTTATACTGGAGACCTTAGAAGAAAGGATTAAACATATTGGACTTAAAAAGATTGAGAGCGCAAGAAAGAAAAAACGTTCCctcacaaaaaaacaaacagaaaggaagTGTGATGCCGGCACCAATGATTTCCCTAAAGAGGAAGCAGAAAGCCACCAACAAAAACCAGGATGGACTGACATAAGTATCAGAAGACAGCTTGCTATTGGAGTTAACGAAGTTACAAAAGCATTGGAAAAAAATGAACTTCTCCTCTTGCTGGTGTGCAAGTCTGCCAAACCCGCAATGATCACGTCGCACCTGGTGGAGCTGAGCGCGAGCCGCGCCACGCCGGCAGGGCAGGTGCCGCGCCTCAGCGAGACCCTCGCGCCCCTCCTCGGCCTGACGTCCATCCTGGCGCTCGGCTTCAAAAAGCACTCTGACACCTTCACCCAAGCTATAGCAGCAATAATCCCAAAGATCCCGGCCTTGGAAGTGCCGTGGTTTCAGTACAGAACTGAAGAATCCGTGGCTTATGCAGAGACAGATTCTTCAGGAAGTCTGGAACCCGAAGAGCTTGCAGAGGTGCTCGGGGATAAGCTCACGAGTCAGAAGCGGAAGCATACAGAAAGCAACCGGCCCGATCTCTCACATGTAATTTTGCAGCCTTTGAAAATCAAGAAACTTGTCCCAAATCCCAATAAGATAAAGAAACCACCTcgcaaaaagaaaaaggcttttTCAGCATAA
- the ACBD7 gene encoding acyl-CoA-binding domain-containing protein 7, whose product MTLQADFDGAAEDVKKLKTRPTDEELKELYGFYKQATVGDINIECPGMLDLKGKAKWEAWNLKKGLSKEDAMNAYISKARAMVEKYGI is encoded by the exons ATGACTCTTCAG GCTGACTTTGATGGTGCTGCAGAAgatgtaaaaaaattaaaaacaagacCAACTGATGAAGAACTGAAGGAACTATATGGATTCTACAAACAGGCTACTGTTGGAGATATTAATATTG AATGTCCAGGAATGCTAGATTTGAAAGGCAAAGCCAAATGGGAGGCATGGAACCTGAAAAAAG GTTTATCAAAGGAGGATGCCATGAATGCCTATATCTCTAAAGCAAGAGCAATGGTAGAAAAATATGGGATCTAG
- the OLAH gene encoding S-acyl fatty acid synthase thioesterase, medium chain — MEKLVACVQKKPDALCRLICFPWAGSGTSQLAQWGRLFDDSIEVFCIRLPGRETRLEEPFAKDMTSVVNEITSVLLKELKEKPFAFFGHSFGTYMSFAVALHLKKKYGLEPVHLFMSAAHSPNSAAYLAVQSIVLPDGHNDLLAIMEILGGNFELPLDKDLWRDTALTFKEDAKLFQTCSFEKTEMNSPFSCDITYFCGSDDKIYDAKGWQELTSGDTSFYELPGDHLYLLRPSNESFLIKHMTRSIENGL, encoded by the exons atgGAAAAGCTGGTTGCTTGTGTACAAAAAAAGCCAGATGCTCTTTGTAGACTGATTTGCTTTCCATGGGCTGGAAGTGGAACTTCACAACTTGCTCAGTGGGGGAGACTCTTCGATGACTCAATTGAAG TGTTCTGTATAAGGCTTCCTGGAAGAGAAACTCGTCTTGAAGAGCCTTTTGCAAAAGACATGACAAGTGTAGTTAATGAAATTACAAGTGTTTTGTTAAAAGAATTGAAAGAAAAACCATTTGCATTTTTTGGTCACAG TTTTGGAACTTACATGAGTTTTGCCGTTGCacttcatctgaaaaaaaagtacGGACTGGAGCCAGTCCATCTTTTCATGTCAGCAGCACATTCCCCAAAT TCTGCAGCATATCTTGCTGTCCAAAGCATAGTCCTACCTGATGGACACAATGACCTTCTTGCAATTATGGAGATTCTAGGAGGAAATTTTGAGCTTCCACTTGATAAAGACCTTTGGAGAGATACGGCGCTTACTTTCAAAGAAGACGCCAAACTTTTTCAGACGTGTTC ATTTGAGAAGACAGAAATGAATAGCCCCTTCTCCTGTGATATTACCTACTTTTGTGGGTCTGATGATAAAATATATGATGCAAAAG GTTGGCAAGAGCTAACGAGTGGAGATACTTCCTTTTATGAGCTTCCTGGAGATCACCTTTATCTGCTGAGACCCTCTAATGAAAGCTTCTTGATAAAACACATGACAAGAAGCATAGAAAATGGTCTATGA